The Devosia sp. SD17-2 genome includes a region encoding these proteins:
- a CDS encoding long-chain fatty acid--CoA ligase, which produces MDITDTAQENLRPWIRTYPEGISWTSEIDVTPVHEQVLAACAKTPSAVALDFLGGTTSFGELAKAITAFAGALQSKYGVTKGTRVAIMLPNTPFYPIAYYGVLRAGGTVVNCNPLYTVSELSHITANAGADVMVTLDLQQIFVKGEALLEAGHVKSLIVCHFPDALPLAKKVLFSLFKRKDLAKPGKSPHAAKLAHFNDLIEARQTPSAVVIDTHKDIAVQQYTGGTTGIPKGALLTHANIAANMSQIDAWGSKLFYTPSKVVAVLPFFHIFAMTVCMNVPLCNGTQVVMLPRFELKALLALLTRTRANVLPAVPTLLNAIARSSATAEQLSSLEVAISGGAALPDEVRNAFAKKSKALLAEGYGLTEASPVVCCAALRVASKPMSIGLPLPGTDIRFVNVDTGKVVGIDENGELQVKGPQVMKGYYDNPQASEEAFMDGWLRTGDVGHIDEDGYVFLVDRIKDLIICSGFNVYPRVIEEALMTHEAVEETNVIGVDDEYRGEAPVAYVKLREGKSVSEADLKHFLVDKLNKIEMPKEIIFKDALPKTLIGKLSKKELREEYAHQKAGKK; this is translated from the coding sequence ATGGACATCACCGACACCGCACAGGAAAACCTGCGCCCCTGGATCAGAACCTATCCCGAGGGCATTTCCTGGACGAGCGAGATCGATGTGACGCCCGTGCATGAGCAGGTTCTGGCCGCCTGCGCCAAGACCCCCTCGGCCGTGGCGCTGGATTTTCTCGGCGGCACTACGAGCTTCGGCGAGCTGGCCAAGGCCATCACCGCCTTTGCCGGCGCGCTGCAGAGCAAATATGGCGTCACCAAGGGCACGCGCGTCGCCATCATGCTGCCCAATACGCCTTTCTACCCGATCGCCTATTACGGCGTGCTGCGGGCGGGCGGGACGGTGGTCAACTGCAATCCGCTCTATACCGTTTCCGAGCTCAGCCACATCACCGCCAATGCCGGCGCCGATGTCATGGTGACGCTCGATCTCCAGCAGATCTTTGTAAAGGGCGAGGCCCTGCTCGAGGCCGGCCATGTCAAATCGCTGATCGTCTGCCATTTCCCGGACGCGCTGCCGCTGGCCAAGAAGGTTCTGTTCTCGCTGTTCAAGCGAAAGGACCTCGCCAAGCCGGGCAAGTCACCGCACGCTGCCAAGCTTGCGCATTTCAACGACCTGATCGAGGCCCGTCAGACCCCCAGCGCGGTGGTCATCGACACGCACAAGGATATCGCGGTCCAGCAATATACCGGCGGCACCACCGGCATTCCCAAGGGGGCGCTGCTCACCCATGCCAATATCGCGGCCAATATGAGCCAGATCGATGCATGGGGGAGCAAGCTCTTCTACACGCCATCCAAGGTCGTGGCCGTTCTGCCCTTCTTCCACATCTTTGCCATGACGGTCTGCATGAACGTGCCGCTGTGCAACGGCACACAGGTGGTGATGCTGCCGCGTTTCGAGCTCAAGGCGCTGCTCGCCCTGTTGACGCGCACCCGCGCCAATGTGCTCCCCGCCGTGCCGACCCTGCTCAACGCCATCGCCCGCTCCAGCGCTACGGCTGAACAGCTCTCGAGCCTGGAAGTGGCCATTTCCGGCGGTGCGGCCCTGCCCGATGAGGTCCGCAACGCCTTTGCCAAGAAGTCCAAGGCGCTGCTGGCGGAAGGCTATGGGCTGACCGAGGCGTCTCCGGTGGTCTGCTGCGCCGCCCTGCGCGTCGCCTCCAAGCCGATGTCCATCGGCCTGCCGCTGCCCGGCACCGACATCCGCTTTGTCAATGTCGATACCGGCAAGGTGGTCGGCATCGACGAGAATGGCGAACTGCAGGTCAAGGGGCCGCAGGTCATGAAGGGCTATTACGATAACCCCCAGGCCAGCGAAGAAGCCTTCATGGACGGCTGGCTGCGCACTGGCGACGTCGGCCACATCGATGAAGACGGCTATGTCTTCCTCGTCGACCGTATCAAGGACCTCATTATCTGCTCGGGGTTCAACGTCTATCCGCGCGTCATCGAGGAAGCGCTGATGACCCATGAGGCGGTCGAGGAGACCAATGTCATCGGCGTCGACGACGAGTATCGCGGCGAGGCCCCTGTCGCCTACGTCAAGCTGCGCGAGGGCAAGAGCGTCAGCGAGGCCGACCTCAAGCACTTCCTCGTCGACAAGCTCAACAAGATTGAAATGCCCAAGGAAATCATCTTCAAGGATGCCCTGCCCAAGACCCTGATCGGAAAGCTGTCCAAGAAGGAGCTTCGGGAGGAATATGCGCACCAGAAAGCCGGCAAGAAGTGA
- a CDS encoding MerR family DNA-binding protein: MNRIDADSPDLYSIADLAREFDISTRAIRFYESKGLLSPERLGATRIFRRRDRARLILILRGKRLGFSLREISDYLGLYDADRNQQVTMLAEKVDERLEILEQQLSDLQTTIAELKEIRKLAIERVAS, translated from the coding sequence GTGAACCGTATAGACGCCGATAGCCCCGATCTCTATTCGATCGCCGACCTCGCCCGGGAATTCGATATCTCGACCCGGGCCATCCGCTTCTACGAATCCAAGGGACTGCTCTCCCCCGAGCGGCTCGGCGCTACCCGTATCTTCCGCCGCCGCGACCGCGCGCGTTTGATCCTCATACTGCGCGGCAAGCGCCTCGGGTTTAGTTTAAGAGAGATTTCCGACTATCTCGGACTTTACGATGCTGACCGCAACCAGCAGGTCACCATGCTCGCCGAAAAGGTCGACGAACGGCTCGAAATCCTCGAACAACAGCTGTCTGACCTGCAGACCACGATTGCCGAGCTCAAGGAAATCCGCAAACTGGCGATCGAACGAGTCGCGAGTTAA
- a CDS encoding phosphatase: MPELFAALTDGSNHPHKWPGAMLVCSQTEARRNGAEWAPTHIISIYGPQSRYLGLPDFDQSRQLHARFEDTLDPTTPGAPTLADIEAIIAFVDGLPRDARLMIHCLQGSTRAAAVALGILARSLSVDKAGQTIFRACANAAPNPLLVALWDRALGLDGKLIKAGRKFPTAGLRRAVA; the protein is encoded by the coding sequence ATGCCCGAGCTGTTTGCCGCGCTGACCGATGGGTCCAACCACCCCCATAAATGGCCCGGCGCCATGCTGGTGTGCAGCCAGACCGAAGCCCGGCGCAATGGCGCTGAATGGGCGCCCACGCACATCATTTCCATCTACGGCCCCCAAAGCCGCTATCTCGGCCTGCCCGACTTCGACCAGTCCCGGCAGCTTCATGCGCGTTTCGAGGACACGCTCGACCCGACGACGCCCGGCGCGCCGACCCTTGCCGACATCGAGGCCATCATCGCCTTCGTCGACGGCCTGCCCAGGGATGCGCGGCTGATGATCCATTGCCTGCAGGGCAGCACCCGCGCCGCCGCCGTGGCGCTGGGCATTCTCGCCCGCTCGCTTTCCGTCGACAAAGCCGGCCAGACCATTTTCCGTGCCTGCGCCAATGCCGCGCCAAATCCCCTGCTCGTCGCCCTCTGGGACCGCGCCCTGGGCCTCGACGGCAAACTGATCAAAGCCGGCCGCAAATTCCCCACCGCGGGGCTAAGGCGGGCCGTGGCTTAG
- a CDS encoding cisplatin damage response ATP-dependent DNA ligase gives MKRFAELLEVLALTPSRTRKLEALKRYFAEVPDPDRGIALAVLTGEMDIRNVKPALLREIVLAEADETLFALSYDYVGDLGETIALIWPHHGPADLPGLAELVDQLNQTAKSELPKLIADLLTRAAIHERWALVKLATGALRIGVSARLAKTALADMSGIELQAIEEVWHGLKVPYTDLFAWLEGRAEKPEIDHAARFHPLMLSNPIEDKDFEKLDPSDFAVEWKWDGIRVQLVMGPGGTSLFSRTGDDIGGSFPDVVENVSGSAVLDGELLVGHDFDARSFNDLQQRLNRKVASGKQMQELPAFVRVYDILFEGDEDVRPLPWSERRQRLEAWFQKNPQTRLDLSEVLPFRDWAHLGEMRRQGADEHGHEGVMIKLRSAPYVPGRPKGNWYKWKRDPNVVDAVLMYAQRGHGKRSSYYSDYTFGVWKGNEIVPIGKAYFGFTDDELKQLDRWIRANTTAAFGPVREVKKELVFEVAFDSAQESPRHKSGVALRFPRINRIRWDKPAQEAATLDDMAVFIAAT, from the coding sequence ATGAAACGCTTTGCCGAACTGCTCGAAGTGCTGGCCCTGACCCCCTCGCGCACGCGAAAACTCGAAGCGCTCAAACGCTATTTTGCTGAGGTGCCGGACCCGGACCGGGGCATTGCGCTGGCCGTGCTGACCGGGGAGATGGACATCCGCAACGTCAAGCCGGCGCTGCTGCGCGAAATCGTGCTGGCGGAAGCCGATGAGACGCTGTTTGCGCTTTCCTACGATTATGTCGGCGATCTCGGGGAAACCATTGCGCTGATCTGGCCCCATCACGGTCCCGCCGATCTTCCGGGATTGGCGGAGCTCGTCGATCAGCTCAACCAGACGGCCAAATCGGAATTGCCAAAACTGATCGCCGATCTTCTGACGCGGGCGGCGATCCATGAGCGGTGGGCCCTTGTGAAGCTCGCCACAGGGGCGCTGCGCATCGGGGTGTCGGCGCGTCTGGCCAAAACCGCGCTGGCCGATATGAGCGGGATCGAGCTGCAGGCGATTGAAGAAGTCTGGCACGGCTTGAAAGTGCCCTATACCGATCTCTTTGCCTGGCTGGAGGGCAGGGCGGAAAAGCCCGAGATTGACCACGCGGCGCGGTTCCACCCGCTGATGCTGTCCAATCCGATCGAGGACAAGGATTTCGAAAAGCTCGACCCCAGTGACTTCGCGGTGGAGTGGAAATGGGACGGGATCCGCGTGCAGCTGGTGATGGGGCCGGGCGGCACATCGCTATTTTCGCGCACCGGCGATGATATCGGCGGATCATTCCCGGATGTCGTCGAGAATGTCAGTGGCAGTGCTGTGCTCGATGGCGAACTGCTGGTGGGGCATGATTTCGATGCCAGGAGTTTCAATGATTTGCAGCAGCGGCTGAACCGCAAGGTGGCGTCCGGAAAACAGATGCAGGAGCTGCCGGCCTTCGTGCGGGTGTACGATATTTTGTTTGAGGGCGACGAGGATGTGCGCCCGCTGCCGTGGAGCGAGCGGCGGCAACGGCTGGAGGCGTGGTTTCAGAAGAACCCTCAGACGCGGCTGGACCTCTCGGAAGTGCTGCCGTTCCGCGATTGGGCGCATCTGGGCGAAATGCGGCGGCAGGGCGCTGATGAGCACGGCCATGAAGGGGTGATGATCAAGCTCAGAAGCGCCCCCTATGTGCCGGGGCGACCCAAGGGTAATTGGTATAAATGGAAGCGCGACCCCAATGTGGTCGATGCCGTGCTGATGTATGCCCAGCGCGGGCATGGCAAGCGCAGTTCCTATTATTCGGACTACACATTTGGCGTCTGGAAGGGCAATGAGATCGTGCCGATCGGCAAGGCCTATTTCGGCTTTACCGATGACGAATTAAAGCAGCTCGACCGCTGGATCCGCGCCAATACCACCGCCGCCTTCGGGCCGGTGCGCGAGGTGAAAAAGGAGCTGGTGTTCGAGGTGGCGTTCGATAGTGCGCAGGAAAGCCCGCGGCATAAATCGGGCGTGGCGCTGCGCTTTCCGCGCATCAACCGCATTCGCTGGGATAAGCCGGCGCAGGAAGCGGCGACGCTGGACGATATGGCCGTCTTTATCGCGGCCACTTAG
- a CDS encoding ligase-associated DNA damage response exonuclease, translating into MAVLNRDLYIPSIDAWVDPSVPKPRAVITHGHADHARSGHGSVLATPDTVAIMKVRYGEDCAGQFQSLDFNTPLAMDDTTITFFPAGHILGSAQVLIVAEGQRVVVTGDYKRRPDRTAQPYEPVACDLLITEATFGLPVFQHPDPKDEIARLLKSVTAQPERAHLVGCYALGKAQRVIALLRDAGWDQPIYLHGAMIRLCELYQELGVDLGELIPATGMPKAAMAGQIVIAPPSAIRDRWSRRFPDPVVCQASGWMSVKQRARQALVELPLVISDHCDWGELNESILESGAETVWVTHGREDALVYWCKKQGLEAEPLALPGLDDDGGEGGE; encoded by the coding sequence ATGGCTGTTCTCAATCGCGATCTCTATATCCCCTCCATCGATGCCTGGGTCGATCCATCCGTGCCCAAACCGCGCGCCGTCATCACCCATGGCCATGCCGACCACGCCCGCTCGGGGCATGGTTCGGTGCTGGCGACGCCCGATACGGTCGCCATCATGAAGGTGCGCTATGGGGAAGATTGCGCCGGTCAGTTCCAGTCTCTCGATTTTAATACGCCGCTGGCCATGGATGACACCACGATTACCTTTTTTCCGGCCGGGCATATTTTAGGGTCAGCTCAAGTGCTGATCGTGGCTGAGGGGCAGCGCGTGGTGGTAACGGGCGACTACAAGCGCCGCCCTGATCGCACCGCCCAGCCTTATGAGCCGGTGGCATGCGATCTGCTCATTACCGAGGCGACGTTCGGGCTGCCGGTGTTTCAGCACCCGGACCCAAAAGATGAAATTGCCCGGTTGCTGAAATCGGTTACCGCCCAGCCTGAGCGGGCCCATCTCGTCGGCTGCTATGCGCTGGGAAAAGCGCAGCGGGTGATCGCGCTTCTGCGCGATGCCGGTTGGGATCAGCCGATTTATCTTCATGGCGCCATGATCCGGCTCTGCGAACTTTATCAGGAACTGGGCGTGGACCTCGGCGAGCTGATCCCCGCCACCGGCATGCCCAAAGCGGCGATGGCCGGACAGATCGTCATCGCGCCGCCCTCGGCCATTCGCGACCGCTGGAGCCGGCGCTTTCCTGATCCCGTCGTCTGCCAGGCCTCGGGCTGGATGAGCGTCAAGCAGCGCGCACGACAGGCGCTGGTGGAATTGCCGCTGGTGATTTCGGACCATTGCGACTGGGGCGAACTTAACGAGTCGATCCTTGAAAGCGGGGCGGAAACCGTCTGGGTGACGCACGGCCGGGAGGACGCGCTGGTCTATTGGTGCAAAAAGCAGGGGCTGGAGGCGGAGCCCCTGGCGCTGCCCGGGCTCGATGATGATGGCGGGGAGGGCGGCGAATGA
- a CDS encoding aldo/keto reductase, producing the protein MMGERADRLRQEVDTIRAGLDQGITLIDTAEMYGDGGSERMVGEAIAGRREGLFLVSKVLPHNASREGTIRACERSLKHLGTDRLDLYLLHWRGRYPLAETVEAFETLKAQGKIARWGVSNFDIEDMDELAGISDQCQANQVLYNCTRRGIEFDLLPDAQEKHMAIMAYSPIEQGRLAGHTAMETIAQRHNATTAQIALAFVLRHEGVIAIPKTARPDRVAENLGALDIELTSEDLADIDRAFPPPRRKIPLEMI; encoded by the coding sequence ATGATGGGCGAGCGCGCTGACAGGCTCCGTCAGGAGGTCGACACCATTCGCGCCGGGCTTGATCAGGGCATCACCCTCATCGACACGGCCGAAATGTATGGCGATGGCGGCTCCGAGCGCATGGTGGGCGAGGCCATAGCGGGAAGGCGCGAGGGGCTTTTCCTCGTATCAAAAGTCCTGCCGCACAATGCCAGCCGCGAGGGCACGATCCGCGCCTGCGAGAGAAGCCTGAAACACCTGGGCACCGACCGGCTCGACCTCTATCTCCTCCACTGGCGCGGTCGCTATCCGCTCGCGGAAACCGTGGAAGCCTTCGAAACGCTCAAGGCCCAGGGCAAGATCGCGCGCTGGGGCGTCTCCAATTTCGACATCGAGGATATGGACGAGCTTGCCGGCATTTCCGATCAGTGCCAGGCCAATCAGGTGCTCTATAATTGCACCCGTCGCGGCATCGAGTTCGATCTCCTGCCCGATGCGCAGGAAAAGCACATGGCCATCATGGCCTATTCCCCCATCGAACAGGGGCGTCTCGCCGGCCACACGGCGATGGAGACAATCGCCCAGCGCCACAATGCCACCACCGCCCAGATCGCGCTGGCCTTCGTGCTGCGCCACGAGGGTGTCATCGCGATCCCGAAAACCGCTCGCCCGGATCGGGTCGCCGAAAATCTCGGTGCCCTCGACATTGAACTCACCTCCGAGGATCTGGCCGACATCGACCGGGCCTTTCCGCCACCGCGCCGCAAGATCCCGCTCGAAATGATCTGA
- a CDS encoding alpha/beta hydrolase-fold protein, producing MRRTSHPAGTVHRIMVDSAVLKSNRLGDPTNRIVDVYVPHGHDGSGLPLLVDLVGYTAGGPAHTAWKNFGENVPERLDRLFGDGQMPPVVVAFPDCFTRLGGNQYVDSPVMGNWEQFLISEMLPAVESQFNCGGTGKRGVFGKSSGGFGALVHAMRHPDVWSAAASHSGDAGFDLLYQAGFPDVLRALAKHNHSIEAWMTAFEAKPKLDGKDTMTLMFLAQAASFDPDPDPETFLGLRLPVTNDTCEIISERWENWLKWDPALMVEKHFDAIGKLKAFYLECGTEDQYDILYGTRRIHRTLEAKGIAHRYEEFPDNHSGVDYRMDLSLPYLAEALSR from the coding sequence ATGCGCCGCACCAGCCATCCAGCCGGAACAGTCCACCGCATCATGGTCGACAGCGCGGTCCTCAAATCCAATCGCCTTGGGGATCCGACAAATCGCATTGTCGATGTCTATGTTCCGCACGGCCATGATGGCTCAGGCCTGCCGCTGCTGGTCGATCTCGTCGGCTACACTGCGGGCGGCCCCGCCCACACCGCCTGGAAAAATTTTGGCGAGAATGTTCCCGAGCGCCTCGACCGGTTGTTTGGCGACGGGCAGATGCCCCCCGTCGTTGTCGCCTTTCCCGATTGCTTCACCCGTCTCGGCGGCAATCAATATGTCGACAGCCCGGTGATGGGGAATTGGGAGCAGTTTCTCATTTCCGAAATGCTGCCGGCGGTGGAAAGCCAGTTCAACTGCGGCGGCACAGGCAAGCGCGGCGTCTTCGGCAAATCCTCGGGTGGTTTTGGCGCACTGGTCCACGCCATGCGCCATCCCGATGTCTGGTCGGCCGCCGCCAGCCATTCGGGCGATGCGGGCTTTGACCTTCTTTATCAGGCCGGTTTCCCGGATGTTTTGCGGGCGCTGGCCAAGCACAATCACTCCATCGAAGCCTGGATGACTGCCTTCGAAGCCAAGCCAAAACTCGACGGCAAGGACACGATGACGCTGATGTTCCTCGCCCAGGCGGCTAGTTTTGATCCCGATCCCGATCCAGAGACCTTCCTTGGCCTCCGCCTGCCGGTCACCAATGACACCTGCGAGATCATCTCCGAGCGCTGGGAGAACTGGCTCAAATGGGACCCGGCGCTGATGGTCGAAAAGCACTTCGACGCCATCGGAAAACTGAAAGCCTTCTATCTCGAATGCGGCACCGAGGATCAGTACGACATCCTCTATGGCACCCGTCGTATCCACCGCACGCTGGAAGCCAAGGGCATTGCCCACCGCTACGAGGAATTCCCCGACAACCATTCCGGGGTAGACTACCGCATGGATCTCAGCCTGCCCTATCTTGCAGAAGCGCTGAGCCGCTAG
- a CDS encoding aldo/keto reductase: protein MKTRRLGKTGYEVSEIGLGCWQLGGDFGPVGDEEAAAILDAANAAGITFWDTADVYGSGLSESRIGSHSKGPAVKIATKLGRSGTLFPNKYTREGVRESLLGSARRLGVETLDLAQLHCVPTEVLRDGAIFGWMDELKAEGLVRHWGASVETIEEGMICLDQPGCATLQIIFNIFRQDAAAKLLPKAAEKDVGIIVRLPLASGLLSGKYDKNTNFDPSDHRTYNRDGQAFSVGETFSGIRFERGVELVAELRGLAPEGVPLSQFALRWILDHPQVSTVIAGVSKPEQIADNVAATERKNLFPALMTQLGEWYAEKVKPEIRGAV from the coding sequence ATGAAGACGCGGCGTTTGGGCAAGACCGGCTATGAAGTCAGCGAGATCGGTCTCGGCTGCTGGCAGCTGGGTGGCGATTTCGGTCCGGTGGGCGATGAGGAGGCAGCCGCCATTCTTGACGCCGCCAATGCAGCCGGCATCACTTTCTGGGATACGGCAGACGTCTATGGCAGCGGGCTCAGCGAAAGCCGGATCGGCAGCCATTCCAAGGGACCGGCCGTCAAAATTGCGACCAAGCTTGGCCGCTCCGGCACGCTCTTTCCCAATAAATATACCCGCGAAGGCGTGCGCGAGAGCCTCCTTGGCTCGGCCCGGCGTCTGGGCGTTGAAACACTCGACCTTGCCCAGCTCCACTGCGTGCCGACCGAAGTGCTGCGCGATGGCGCGATCTTTGGCTGGATGGACGAACTCAAGGCCGAGGGCCTCGTGCGCCATTGGGGCGCCAGCGTCGAAACCATCGAGGAAGGCATGATCTGCCTCGATCAGCCGGGCTGCGCCACGCTTCAGATCATCTTCAACATCTTCCGCCAGGACGCGGCGGCAAAACTGCTGCCCAAGGCGGCCGAGAAGGATGTCGGCATCATCGTGCGCCTGCCGCTGGCCTCGGGCCTCCTCAGCGGCAAATATGACAAGAACACCAATTTCGACCCTTCGGACCACCGCACCTATAATCGCGACGGTCAGGCTTTCTCGGTGGGCGAGACGTTCTCGGGCATCCGCTTCGAGCGCGGCGTTGAACTTGTGGCCGAATTGCGCGGCCTCGCCCCGGAAGGCGTGCCGCTCAGCCAGTTTGCCCTCAGATGGATTCTCGACCACCCGCAGGTCTCGACCGTCATCGCCGGCGTCTCCAAACCCGAGCAGATCGCCGACAATGTCGCGGCCACCGAACGCAAGAACCTCTTCCCCGCCCTGATGACGCAATTGGGCGAATGGTACGCGGAAAAGGTCAAGCCGGAGATCCGCGGCGCGGTCTGA